The following are from one region of the Bacillota bacterium genome:
- a CDS encoding CtsR family transcriptional regulator yields the protein MRNLSDQIEHYLIRLLEKSEDGVVVIQRSELAEVFQCAPSQINYVLGTRFTVERGYIVESRRGGGGFVRVIKLNLNDMDELMVVLNELIGEEISQPQAEDILKRLQEEGILNERELSLLRAIISRDTLRLKLPERDIIRARIMRAVLLTIIRTNSKQSEQEV from the coding sequence ATGCGAAATTTAAGTGATCAGATTGAGCACTACCTGATCCGGTTGCTGGAAAAAAGTGAGGATGGAGTAGTTGTAATCCAGCGCAGTGAATTGGCTGAGGTATTCCAGTGTGCTCCATCGCAAATCAATTATGTGTTGGGTACCCGTTTTACTGTTGAAAGGGGTTATATAGTAGAAAGCAGACGAGGAGGTGGGGGGTTTGTCCGGGTTATTAAGCTCAATTTAAACGACATGGACGAATTGATGGTAGTTCTCAATGAACTCATTGGCGAAGAAATATCCCAACCCCAGGCGGAGGATATTTTAAAACGGTTGCAGGAAGAAGGTATTCTGAATGAGCGCGAGCTGTCGTTATTACGTGCTATAATCAGCCGTGATACGTTGCGTCTAAAATTACCCGAGCGGGACATAATTAGAGCCCGTATAATGCGGGCAGTTTTACTAACAATAATTCGAACGAACTCAAAACAGTCCGAACAGGAGGTCTGA